The following proteins are co-located in the Acropora palmata chromosome 11, jaAcrPala1.3, whole genome shotgun sequence genome:
- the LOC141859084 gene encoding alpha-L-fucosidase-like, producing MKETSTGPQKSYVCTMVAAVVTLLFIISQLASVEGTRYDPTWESLDSRPNPSWYDEAKFGIIMHWGVYSVPSFYSEWFWWCWKGAKTPKCIDFMQKNYRPGFSYTDFAPMFKAELFDPNQWADILAKSGAKYFVLTSKHHEGWTNWKSDVSWNWNSVDNGPHRDLVGDLATAIRSRTNITFGLYFSLFEWFHPLYLEDKANNFETQNYVKAVVTPQLYDIVNTYKPEYIWSDGDWEAKDTYWNSTNFLAWLYNDSPVKDTVVVNDRWGAGCMCHHGGSYTCSDRYNPGVLQKHKWEDAMTVDKYSWGFRRNTFLADYLTMDNLTSILASAVSCGGNMLMNIGPTPDGRIDPIFQEKLQQMGDWLKVNGEAIYATKPWRVQNDTVTPDIWYTSKAGAVYAISLEWPAKGVLNLAAPKPSASTKVTLLGLPSLKLNWKSGKNGIMIMIPNLNIAELPCQWAWVFKMTGVM from the exons ATGAAAGAAACGAGTACTGGTCCTCAAAAGTCCTATGTGTGCACGATGGTTGCTGCAGTGGTAACGTTGTTGTTCATAATCAGCCAATTGGCCAGTGTAGAAGGAACCAGATACGACCCTACTTGGGAGTCGCTTGATTCGAGGCCGAATCCGAGCTGGTATGATGAGGcaaaatttggtatcattaTGCACTGGGGAGTGTATTCCGTCCCAAGTTTCTATTCTGAATGGTTTTGGTGGTGTTGGAAGGGGGCAAAGACGCCAAAATGCATTGATTTCATGCAGAAAAATTATCGTCCGGGCTTTTCTTACACTGACTTCGCTCCCATGTTCAAAGCTGAATTATTTGATCCAAACCAGTGGGCCGACATATTGGCTAAATCTGGTGCAAA gtattttgttttgacaagCAAACACCATGAGGGGTGGACAAACTGGAAATCCGATGTTTCTTGGAACTGGAACTCTGTTGACAATGGTCCTCACAGGGATCTTGTAG GGGATCTTGCTACAGCCATTAGATCACGTACCAACATCACATTTGGATTgtatttctctttgtttgaatGGTTTCATCCACTTTACCTTGAAGACAAAGCAAATAACTTTGAGACCCAAAATTATGTCAAG gcTGTTGTGACTCCTCAGTTGTATGATATTGTTAACACTTACAAACCAGAGTACATCTGGTCTGATGGTGACTGGGAGGCAAAGGACACATACTGGAACAGCACAAACTTCCTGGCATGGTTGTATAACGATAG CCCTGTTAAAGATACTGTTGTAGTGAATGACCGCTGGGGTGCTGGCTGCATGTGTCATCATGGAGGCTCCTATACCTGCTCTGATAGATACAATCCAG GAGTCTTGCAGAAACATAAATGGGAAGATGCTATGACCGTTGATAAGTACTCATGGGGATTTCGCAGAAACACTTTTTTGGCAGATTATCTTACCATGGACAACTTGACTTCTATTTTGGCATCAGCTGTAAG CTGTGGTGGCAATATGCTCATGAACATTGGACCAACTCCAGATGGTAGGATTGATCCTATTTTCCAGGAAAAGCTTCAACAAATGGGTGACTGGTTGAAGGTTAATGGTGAAGCAATCTATGCAACCAAACCATGGAGGGTACAGAATGATACTGTTACCCCTGACATATG GTACACCAGCAAAGCGGGAGCTGTTTATGCCATTTCTCTGGAGTGGCCTGCCAAAGGTGTTCTGAACCTCGCTGCACCCAAACCCTCAGCATCAACAAAAGTCACCCTGCTTGGTCTACCGAGTCTTAAACTTAATTGGAAGTCAGGAAAAAATGGCATTATGATTATGATACCAAATCTTAACATTGCTGAGTTGCCTTGCCAGTGGGCCTGGGTCTTTAAAATGACTGGTGTCATGTAA